From one Methanobrevibacter woesei genomic stretch:
- a CDS encoding methanogenesis marker 2 protein: MYFLDFKELVKAIQEFEGVTRKNSIDNVISLLNEAYNVSGDVVIDIGDDASAIDIGNNQVILMAADGIWGQLMNINPYWAGYCSVLVNVNDIAAMGGKPLAMVNIMSISNDEIYEQLLAGIKDGCLKFGVPMVGGHLHPDGEVDSIGVAIAGIAQKDKIITSFGAEVGDKIIVAIDLDGKPHEEFALNWDTTYDKDPELVRAQITAIQYLAENDYVKSGKDISNPGIIGTLEMLLEASEKGAIVNLEDIPRNEDVSWENWLKSYPGSGFVFTASEDKCDDIINYLKDFSIESNVVGEVTSDKSLYLVKDNEKLEVFNQNVNPVFKKAND; the protein is encoded by the coding sequence GTGTATTTTTTGGATTTTAAAGAACTTGTTAAAGCTATACAAGAGTTTGAAGGTGTAACACGTAAAAATTCAATTGATAATGTTATATCTTTATTAAACGAGGCATACAATGTCTCTGGAGATGTAGTTATTGATATTGGTGATGATGCTTCAGCTATTGACATTGGCAATAATCAAGTAATTTTAATGGCTGCAGATGGTATCTGGGGTCAATTAATGAATATTAATCCTTATTGGGCAGGATATTGCTCTGTTTTAGTTAATGTTAATGATATTGCAGCAATGGGTGGAAAACCACTTGCTATGGTTAACATAATGTCTATTTCTAATGATGAGATTTATGAACAGTTACTTGCTGGAATTAAAGATGGCTGTTTAAAATTTGGTGTTCCAATGGTTGGAGGTCACTTACATCCTGATGGTGAAGTTGACTCTATTGGGGTGGCTATTGCTGGTATTGCTCAGAAAGATAAGATTATTACAAGTTTTGGTGCTGAAGTTGGCGATAAAATTATTGTAGCTATTGATTTAGATGGAAAACCTCATGAAGAGTTTGCACTGAATTGGGACACTACCTATGATAAGGATCCAGAGTTAGTCCGTGCTCAAATCACTGCAATTCAATATCTGGCTGAAAATGATTATGTTAAATCAGGTAAAGATATTAGTAACCCTGGAATCATTGGAACTTTGGAAATGCTTTTAGAAGCATCTGAAAAAGGAGCTATTGTTAATTTGGAAGATATTCCTAGAAATGAGGATGTGTCTTGGGAAAACTGGCTAAAATCTTATCCTGGTTCTGGTTTTGTTTTTACAGCTAGTGAAGATAAATGTGATGATATTATTAACTATTTAAAAGATTTCTCTATTGAATCTAATGTTGTAGGGGAAGTTACTTCAGATAAATCTCTTTATCTGGTTAAGGATAATGAAAAACTAGAAGTTTTTAACCAAAATGTTAATCCTGTTTTTAAAAAAGCGAATGATTAA
- a CDS encoding methanogenesis marker 17 protein, which translates to MLVECYDEKGAEVYEMIIKQIFQDLVLGPSVQDLRAFINPDGPVFVLVIKMKKTSSVTKLEDVAKLSYKKEEDVTDIFVENENFLPNILKKLWFMYSREDIYQPTRYNIELQGNQLDLHDMVVDNPQSNLQRRIYDAIFRILPEGFKIIKDLSKGDIISVVATDELIQDQWIEKAHEYMDEL; encoded by the coding sequence ATGTTAGTTGAATGCTATGATGAAAAAGGTGCTGAAGTATATGAAATGATTATTAAACAAATATTTCAGGATTTAGTTTTAGGACCTTCTGTTCAAGATTTAAGAGCATTTATTAATCCTGATGGCCCTGTTTTCGTTTTAGTAATTAAAATGAAAAAAACTTCTAGTGTTACAAAACTTGAAGATGTTGCAAAGCTTTCTTACAAAAAAGAAGAAGATGTAACTGATATATTTGTTGAAAATGAGAATTTCCTTCCAAATATATTGAAAAAGCTTTGGTTTATGTATTCAAGGGAAGATATCTATCAGCCAACAAGATATAATATTGAACTTCAGGGAAATCAATTAGATCTTCATGATATGGTGGTAGATAATCCTCAATCTAATTTACAAAGAAGAATTTATGATGCAATCTTTAGAATATTGCCTGAGGGCTTTAAAATAATTAAAGATTTATCTAAAGGAGATATCATTTCTGTTGTTGCTACTGATGAATTAATTCAAGACCAGTGGATTGAGAAAGCTCATGAATACATGGATGAATTATAG
- the mmp3 gene encoding methyl-coenzyme M reductase-associated protein Mmp3, translating to MLIKVNGEEIEVAEGSTIQEVIDKTSAPYTPGSILCLIKGKKELEKNINKYKIKTTKGSIILQLVEDSDAKELIDFWKDSYEKFDGLNIRWSTSNEVAIGPVVTDLEPTADEYDYYENDVVLSLSSFSNESTHLIFIKENVTNVYSVPPYNKGVFAKIIGGKKTLDKLNDDDKVTSIEPIVERSTTTDTASVSDLSIELKEGNELYTYVSLDINEKSPICDEHLFSIIKDGRIKVSYDSDSFLGFYELEGLEKPKEDTTPRTRGTITVRNSGKGVGKLYIYRENRVLTPNHTTVGKIRDGMEIIDIAKENDFITIVSEQQRIMTLNTTQAETSKLLESMGIEHVREGVVDDDAIIVEQTPKFTVDVLKEGKLVTKGISKDKLCSIQLYPEAYRSTWYFRKLTGLLENPIGELKVHFAVPGMKLTIFEGDKKNAKGLVPEKTPETVVKAGEIGITNMSAKNMGLIGIRSEDNHEFGPTAESFSATNIVGLVCSNFEIIEKLKEGEILYVTESMS from the coding sequence ATGTTAATAAAAGTTAATGGGGAGGAAATTGAGGTTGCTGAAGGTTCTACAATTCAAGAAGTAATTGATAAAACCAGTGCTCCATATACTCCTGGAAGTATACTCTGTTTAATTAAGGGTAAAAAAGAATTAGAGAAGAATATTAATAAATATAAGATTAAAACCACTAAAGGATCCATTATTTTACAATTAGTTGAAGATTCTGATGCAAAAGAATTAATTGACTTTTGGAAAGATTCTTATGAAAAGTTTGATGGTTTAAATATTCGTTGGTCTACATCTAATGAAGTAGCTATTGGTCCTGTTGTTACTGACTTAGAACCTACTGCTGATGAATATGATTATTACGAAAATGATGTGGTTCTAAGTTTGTCTAGTTTTAGTAATGAATCTACACACTTAATTTTTATTAAAGAAAATGTAACTAATGTTTACAGTGTTCCACCATATAATAAAGGGGTTTTTGCAAAAATCATTGGTGGTAAGAAAACTTTAGATAAATTAAATGATGATGATAAAGTTACATCCATTGAACCGATTGTTGAGAGAAGTACTACAACAGATACTGCTTCTGTCAGTGATTTATCCATAGAACTTAAAGAAGGTAATGAATTATACACTTATGTTTCATTAGATATTAATGAGAAGTCACCTATTTGTGATGAACATTTGTTTAGTATAATAAAAGATGGCAGAATTAAAGTTTCTTATGATTCTGATTCTTTTTTAGGATTTTATGAGTTAGAAGGATTAGAAAAACCTAAAGAAGATACAACTCCTAGAACAAGAGGTACAATCACTGTTAGAAACTCTGGAAAAGGTGTTGGTAAATTATATATCTATAGAGAAAATCGGGTTTTAACTCCAAATCATACAACTGTTGGTAAAATTAGAGATGGTATGGAGATAATTGATATAGCTAAAGAAAATGATTTTATTACCATTGTATCTGAACAACAAAGAATAATGACTTTAAACACTACTCAAGCTGAAACTTCTAAATTATTAGAATCTATGGGAATAGAACATGTTAGGGAAGGAGTAGTGGATGATGATGCAATTATTGTTGAACAGACTCCTAAATTCACTGTAGATGTTCTTAAAGAGGGAAAACTTGTTACTAAAGGTATTTCTAAGGATAAATTATGTTCTATTCAATTGTATCCTGAAGCTTACAGATCTACTTGGTACTTCAGAAAATTAACTGGTCTTCTCGAAAATCCAATTGGTGAACTTAAAGTCCATTTTGCAGTTCCTGGAATGAAACTCACAATATTTGAAGGAGATAAAAAGAATGCTAAAGGTTTAGTGCCTGAAAAAACTCCTGAAACTGTTGTTAAAGCAGGAGAAATTGGTATTACTAATATGTCTGCTAAAAATATGGGTTTAATTGGTATCAGATCTGAGGATAATCATGAATTTGGACCTACTGCAGAGTCATTTAGTGCAACTAATATTGTTGGATTAGTTTGTAGCAACTTTGAAATTATTGAAAAACTTAAAGAAGGAGAGATTTTATATGTCACAGAATCTATGTCCTAG
- a CDS encoding PsbP-related protein, giving the protein MIKIEFRTFKSSKVSFKYPVTWEVEKANISNNPDCIATISKGEENLLNVVEFPTRADIEEFKPLMEDLITDDGGVIISSDFALKANKEAIELHAVMYTPQINFDIYTYVFIEENNIYIFELRTVDSSDDVLKEYDDLINSFEII; this is encoded by the coding sequence GTGATTAAAATAGAATTCAGAACTTTTAAAAGCAGTAAAGTTTCTTTTAAATATCCAGTTACTTGGGAAGTTGAAAAAGCTAATATTTCTAATAATCCTGATTGTATAGCTACTATTTCTAAAGGTGAAGAAAATCTTTTAAATGTTGTTGAATTTCCAACAAGGGCTGATATTGAAGAATTTAAACCTTTGATGGAAGATTTAATCACTGATGATGGTGGGGTTATTATCAGCTCTGATTTTGCCCTAAAAGCAAATAAAGAAGCTATTGAACTTCATGCAGTAATGTACACTCCTCAAATTAATTTTGATATCTATACATATGTGTTTATTGAAGAAAACAATATCTACATTTTTGAACTTAGGACTGTTGACAGTTCTGATGATGTTTTAAAAGAGTATGATGATCTTATAAATTCTTTTGAAATTATCTAA
- a CDS encoding class I SAM-dependent methyltransferase, whose translation MKAVKVPLKSLNDTRKALMEKKLMNLDYKIKTKDNYGFIPINEEEKIPEEYEIVDIDLETLKRYPKNFTELLKDVLTIEEIEELKTSFDIIGDIVIVEIPEELKSKKKEIGKATLEFTKRKSVFMKKSAIHGTIRIRDLELIAGEDNAVTIHKEHGTRLKLNVKEVYFSPRLATERKRIADNVNNGEKILDMFCGIGPFPIVIAKNKNANITAVDINSDAIEYLDENIRLNKLKGKIRPFCGDIREVAKENFENEKFDRIIMNLPGLAFEFLDLAVDLIADNGVINYYEFSDSFSQGIERLQKAAHKKNKKVEILNTRKVKSSSPGMWHVSIDGKIIDSN comes from the coding sequence ATGAAAGCCGTGAAAGTTCCATTAAAGTCATTAAATGATACACGTAAAGCATTAATGGAAAAAAAATTAATGAATTTAGATTATAAAATTAAAACTAAAGATAATTATGGTTTTATTCCAATAAATGAAGAGGAAAAAATACCTGAAGAATATGAAATAGTTGATATTGACTTAGAAACTCTAAAAAGATATCCTAAAAATTTTACAGAGCTATTAAAAGATGTGTTAACAATAGAAGAAATTGAAGAATTAAAAACGTCCTTTGATATAATAGGAGATATTGTAATTGTTGAAATTCCAGAAGAGCTAAAATCAAAGAAAAAAGAAATCGGCAAAGCTACTTTAGAATTTACAAAAAGAAAATCAGTCTTTATGAAAAAAAGTGCAATACATGGCACTATAAGGATTAGAGACCTTGAATTAATAGCGGGAGAAGATAATGCTGTTACAATTCATAAAGAACATGGAACTAGGCTTAAATTAAATGTTAAAGAAGTTTATTTCTCACCACGTCTTGCAACAGAACGTAAAAGAATCGCAGATAATGTGAACAATGGTGAAAAAATCCTTGATATGTTCTGTGGTATTGGGCCATTTCCTATAGTAATAGCTAAAAATAAAAATGCAAATATAACTGCTGTTGATATTAACAGTGATGCTATTGAATATTTAGATGAAAATATAAGATTAAATAAATTAAAAGGAAAAATAAGACCCTTCTGCGGAGATATTAGAGAAGTAGCTAAAGAAAACTTTGAAAATGAAAAATTTGACAGAATTATTATGAATCTCCCGGGTCTTGCATTTGAATTTTTAGATTTGGCTGTTGATTTAATTGCAGATAATGGAGTAATAAATTATTATGAATTTTCAGACTCTTTTAGTCAAGGTATAGAACGTCTACAAAAAGCAGCCCATAAAAAGAATAAAAAAGTAGAGATTTTAAACACTAGAAAAGTAAAATCATCAAGCCCCGGAATGTGGCATGTTTCAATAGATGGAAAAATAATTGATTCTAATTAA
- a CDS encoding methanogenesis marker 15 protein, whose protein sequence is MVKIALVSCGTEYSGIQKEIEKAALTFGAEIILPEIDLDYIEEACAKFGFSAQSSSLRLMIARAMSIVEGKSKADAVFIATCFRCAEGALVRNAVRKFIQDNTRIPVVTYSFTERTKADELFIRMEALATTVTRRNILAREKQEGLTLGIDSGSTTTKVVAMENNKVIGTGWTDTKDIMESVFKAADEAFSETEYTIDDVDGIGTTGYGRINIGKQLNAELIQEELSVNAKGAVYLAGHQKGEATVLDIGGMDNKVITVNNGIPDNFTMGGICAGASGRFLDMTSRRLDVSIEELGPLALQGNYRNALLNSYCIVFGIQDLVTTLAAGGSKADAAAAACHSVAEQVYEQQLQEIDLREPLIQVGGTSLISGLVEAVSEMLGGIDVIVPEYSQHIGAVGAALLVSGMGHRQDNR, encoded by the coding sequence ATGGTAAAAATTGCTTTAGTTTCATGTGGAACAGAATATAGTGGTATTCAAAAAGAGATTGAAAAGGCTGCTCTTACTTTTGGAGCTGAAATTATTCTTCCTGAAATTGATTTAGATTATATTGAGGAAGCTTGTGCTAAATTTGGTTTTTCTGCTCAAAGTTCAAGTTTAAGATTAATGATTGCAAGGGCAATGTCTATTGTTGAAGGTAAAAGTAAAGCAGATGCTGTTTTTATTGCTACTTGTTTTAGATGTGCAGAAGGTGCACTTGTAAGAAATGCTGTTCGTAAATTTATCCAAGACAACACTCGTATTCCTGTTGTTACTTATTCATTCACTGAAAGAACAAAAGCTGATGAATTATTTATTCGTATGGAAGCATTAGCTACTACTGTAACACGTAGAAATATTCTTGCTCGTGAAAAACAAGAAGGTTTAACTTTAGGTATTGATTCTGGTTCTACAACTACTAAGGTGGTAGCTATGGAAAATAATAAAGTTATTGGTACTGGATGGACTGATACTAAGGATATTATGGAATCTGTATTTAAAGCTGCTGATGAAGCATTTTCTGAAACTGAATATACTATTGATGATGTTGATGGTATTGGTACTACTGGTTATGGTCGTATAAACATTGGTAAACAGTTAAATGCAGAACTTATACAGGAAGAATTGTCTGTTAATGCAAAAGGTGCAGTTTACTTAGCAGGTCATCAAAAAGGGGAAGCTACTGTTTTAGATATTGGTGGTATGGATAACAAGGTCATTACTGTTAACAATGGTATTCCTGATAACTTTACTATGGGTGGTATCTGTGCAGGTGCTTCAGGAAGATTTTTAGATATGACTTCCCGTCGTTTAGATGTAAGTATTGAAGAGCTCGGTCCTTTAGCTTTACAAGGTAATTACCGTAATGCTTTATTAAACAGTTACTGTATTGTATTTGGTATTCAGGATTTAGTTACTACTCTTGCAGCTGGTGGTTCTAAAGCTGATGCTGCAGCTGCTGCATGTCACTCTGTAGCTGAACAGGTTTATGAACAACAACTTCAAGAAATTGATTTAAGAGAACCTCTTATACAAGTAGGTGGTACTTCTTTAATCTCTGGACTTGTTGAAGCTGTAAGTGAAATGTTAGGTGGAATTGATGTTATTGTTCCAGAATATTCTCAACATATTGGTGCTGTTGGAGCAGCTTTATTAGTTTCTGGAATGGGTCATAGACAAGATAATAGATAA
- a CDS encoding methanogenesis marker 6 protein, translating to MSQNLCPSPTLGKEDWDPDVVTRMIILAPGAHVSEQEIVSEMHMLDLPLTIKNTCYGAMVSGKKEDVFKALKEIRKLDEYHIFTKDRGFAPGDPRRCRGQRFGPREGYHQMEDEYRILGDVADALSQRRDVEVEEKKPIKVEEFKSILDEID from the coding sequence ATGTCACAGAATCTATGTCCTAGCCCTACATTAGGTAAGGAAGATTGGGATCCTGATGTTGTAACTCGTATGATTATTTTAGCACCTGGAGCCCATGTAAGTGAACAAGAGATTGTAAGTGAAATGCATATGCTCGATTTACCGCTTACAATTAAAAATACTTGTTATGGTGCTATGGTTAGTGGTAAAAAAGAAGATGTATTTAAAGCTCTTAAAGAGATTAGAAAATTAGATGAATATCATATATTCACTAAAGATAGGGGCTTTGCTCCAGGTGACCCAAGAAGATGTAGAGGTCAAAGATTTGGACCTAGAGAAGGTTACCATCAAATGGAAGATGAGTATAGGATTCTTGGTGATGTTGCTGATGCATTGAGCCAACGTAGGGATGTAGAAGTTGAAGAGAAAAAACCAATTAAAGTTGAAGAATTTAAAAGTATTTTAGATGAGATTGATTAA
- a CDS encoding radical SAM protein, whose amino-acid sequence MNEHNGSKFAHITKAHPCFNEKMHDKVGRAHVPIAPKCNIFCNFCTRDLNNEEIRPGVASCVMKPDDAIAHIDDITSEGPISVVGVAGPGDSLANEETFEFFKKLAKAHPDLIKCMSTNGLLLPKYADELAELGVNSVTVTINAVDPEIAKDIYSFIKYDGKVIKGIEAVKILIKNQLEGVQKAAENGIVVKVNTVLIPGVNDEHIVEIAKEVKSRGAALMNVLPLIPLGKMKDLSRPDCAMMEKVRDEVEEIIPVFRACTQCRADAYGIPGKKGHDHHLGMAPQSHY is encoded by the coding sequence ATGAATGAACATAATGGTTCTAAATTTGCACACATTACAAAAGCTCATCCATGTTTCAATGAAAAAATGCATGATAAGGTAGGAAGAGCTCATGTACCAATTGCACCAAAATGTAATATTTTCTGCAATTTCTGTACTCGTGATTTAAACAATGAGGAAATTAGGCCTGGAGTGGCTTCATGCGTAATGAAACCTGATGATGCTATTGCTCATATTGATGATATTACCTCTGAAGGTCCTATTTCAGTTGTTGGAGTAGCTGGACCTGGTGATTCTCTTGCTAATGAAGAAACTTTTGAATTCTTTAAGAAATTAGCTAAAGCTCATCCAGATTTAATTAAATGTATGAGTACTAATGGTCTTTTACTTCCAAAATATGCTGATGAATTGGCAGAACTTGGAGTAAATTCTGTAACTGTTACTATTAATGCAGTTGATCCAGAGATAGCTAAAGATATTTATTCTTTCATTAAATATGATGGAAAAGTTATAAAAGGAATTGAAGCAGTTAAAATATTAATTAAAAATCAACTTGAAGGTGTTCAAAAAGCTGCTGAAAATGGAATTGTAGTTAAAGTCAACACTGTTTTAATTCCAGGTGTTAATGATGAACACATTGTAGAAATAGCTAAAGAAGTTAAGAGTCGTGGAGCAGCTCTTATGAATGTTTTACCATTGATTCCATTAGGTAAAATGAAAGATTTATCACGTCCAGACTGTGCTATGATGGAAAAAGTTAGAGATGAAGTTGAAGAAATAATTCCTGTATTTAGAGCATGTACTCAATGTAGAGCAGATGCATATGGTATTCCTGGTAAAAAAGGACATGACCATCACTTAGGAATGGCTCCTCAAAGTCATTACTAA
- the mtnA gene encoding S-methyl-5-thioribose-1-phosphate isomerase, with protein MRTLEWENNKLKLIDQTKLPDELTYVYCENYKDVIIAIKDMVVRGAPAIGVAAAFGMALGYLAGEDMEKVASEIKAARPTAINLFWAVDRVAKSENPLDEALKMFDEDIETNLAIGKYGSEVIEDGDTILTHCNAGALACVDYGTALGVIRAAFNEGKDINVICDETRPRGQGASLSVWEMQQENIPVKLIPDVASGFLMSQNKIDKVVIGADRIAKGGVVNKIGSLMVALAANHFNVPFYVAAPLSTFDFEASVFDTEIEERSADEVIYYGGARICPEGTEVINPAFDIVPKELVTGIITEKGIIDPI; from the coding sequence ATGAGAACTCTTGAATGGGAAAACAACAAATTAAAACTTATTGATCAAACTAAACTTCCAGATGAATTAACTTATGTTTATTGTGAAAATTATAAAGATGTGATTATAGCTATTAAAGATATGGTTGTTAGAGGCGCTCCTGCTATTGGTGTGGCTGCTGCTTTTGGAATGGCCTTAGGTTATCTTGCAGGGGAAGATATGGAAAAGGTTGCATCTGAAATTAAGGCAGCAAGACCTACTGCTATTAATCTATTTTGGGCTGTTGATAGGGTTGCTAAAAGTGAAAATCCTCTAGATGAAGCTTTAAAAATGTTTGATGAAGATATTGAAACTAATTTAGCTATTGGAAAATATGGTTCTGAAGTTATTGAAGATGGAGATACTATTTTAACTCACTGTAATGCTGGAGCTTTAGCTTGTGTTGATTATGGAACAGCATTAGGGGTTATTCGTGCAGCATTTAATGAAGGAAAAGACATTAATGTAATCTGTGATGAAACACGTCCTCGTGGACAAGGGGCTAGTTTAAGTGTTTGGGAAATGCAACAAGAAAATATTCCTGTAAAACTTATTCCTGATGTAGCTTCTGGTTTTTTAATGTCTCAAAATAAAATTGATAAAGTTGTTATTGGTGCAGATAGGATTGCAAAAGGAGGAGTTGTTAATAAAATTGGTTCTTTAATGGTTGCATTGGCTGCTAATCATTTTAATGTGCCTTTTTATGTTGCAGCACCATTGTCCACCTTTGATTTTGAAGCATCTGTATTTGATACTGAAATTGAAGAAAGAAGTGCTGATGAAGTGATTTATTATGGTGGGGCAAGGATATGTCCTGAAGGAACTGAAGTTATTAATCCTGCTTTTGATATTGTTCCTAAAGAATTAGTCACTGGAATTATAACTGAAAAAGGTATTATTGATCCTATTTAA
- the dph5 gene encoding diphthine synthase, which yields MFYLVGLGLFDEKDISLKGLECLKNVDKIYAEFFTSRLFGSSFGAIENLIGKEIEVLVRGEVEEESKFIEEAKDNDVALITGGDPLIATTHSEFLVQCAKKGIKYEVIHGSSILSSAPAISGLQAYKFGKVTTIPFPDYNFYPKSPYEAIEENLHMDMHTLVLLDIQAHKERYMSVNEGLEYLMNIKNDLDHEGLITEDTLAIGIARVGSKDVVVKAGSIGDLIDFDFGEPLHCIIIPSKLHIVEAEYLVEIAGANPDILNEI from the coding sequence ATGTTTTATTTAGTTGGATTAGGATTATTTGATGAGAAAGATATTAGTTTGAAAGGTTTGGAATGTTTAAAAAATGTTGATAAAATTTATGCTGAATTTTTTACTTCAAGATTATTTGGATCTTCTTTCGGAGCTATTGAAAATCTTATTGGAAAAGAGATTGAGGTTCTTGTTAGGGGTGAGGTTGAAGAAGAAAGTAAATTCATTGAAGAAGCTAAGGATAATGATGTTGCTTTGATTACAGGTGGTGATCCTTTAATTGCAACTACTCATAGTGAATTTTTGGTTCAATGTGCTAAAAAAGGAATTAAATATGAAGTTATTCATGGTTCATCAATATTGTCTTCTGCTCCAGCTATTTCTGGTCTTCAAGCTTATAAATTTGGTAAAGTAACCACAATTCCATTTCCAGATTACAATTTTTATCCAAAGTCTCCTTATGAAGCTATTGAAGAGAATTTACATATGGATATGCACACTTTAGTTTTATTGGATATTCAGGCACATAAAGAAAGGTACATGTCTGTTAATGAAGGTTTAGAATATTTAATGAATATTAAAAATGATTTGGATCATGAGGGTTTGATTACAGAGGATACCTTAGCTATTGGAATTGCCCGTGTTGGTTCAAAAGATGTTGTTGTTAAAGCAGGTTCAATTGGTGATTTAATTGATTTTGATTTTGGTGAACCTCTACATTGTATAATAATTCCTTCAAAGCTACATATTGTAGAAGCAGAATATTTAGTTGAAATAGCTGGTGCAAATCCTGATATTTTAAATGAAATTTAA
- a CDS encoding methanogenesis marker 5 protein produces the protein MVKVAIYPPNSLILADLIERKGHTPLALQKQIRQKIKDPEIDSPPMNITEEDPIKGLKYAAIEVPSGVRGRMSIIGPLIDEAEAAIIVKDAPFGFGCVGCARTNELSTFLLRERKIPKLEVKYPTDRDETFLMVNQINDFLDNLDESEEE, from the coding sequence ATGGTTAAAGTAGCTATTTATCCTCCAAATTCATTAATTTTAGCAGATTTAATTGAAAGAAAAGGTCATACTCCTTTAGCACTTCAAAAACAAATTAGACAAAAAATTAAAGACCCTGAAATAGATTCTCCCCCAATGAATATTACTGAAGAAGATCCAATTAAAGGACTTAAATATGCAGCTATTGAAGTTCCTTCTGGAGTTCGTGGAAGAATGTCAATAATAGGACCGCTTATAGATGAAGCAGAAGCAGCTATTATTGTTAAAGATGCTCCTTTTGGATTTGGTTGTGTTGGTTGTGCTAGGACTAATGAATTATCAACATTTTTACTTAGAGAAAGAAAAATACCTAAATTAGAGGTAAAATATCCTACAGATAGGGATGAAACATTCTTAATGGTTAATCAAATTAATGATTTCTTAGATAATCTTGATGAAAGTGAGGAGGAATAA
- the serS gene encoding serine--tRNA ligase yields the protein MLDIQLFRKNPEVIFDSEKKRFKDTETAEKVIEYDNLWREGEKRLNFLRSEKNRLSKSFKQAKADGTIDEVIAQSKSVANEIKELSPKIEEYMKLREDNRYKVGNIIDEDVPISDTEDDNVIVKTYGEIPEFDFEPLNHVDLIEKIDGADLQTAASVSGARFYYLKRDILHLNLALIRFALSELEAKDYIPLQTPFFVKGEVAAETSELGEFEETLYKVENEDLYLIATAEQTLAAIHRNEIIAPEELPIKYCALSTCFRKEAGSHGKDTLGIFRVHQFEKIEQFVYTTPEQSKEAHKQLLEVTEELYQKLGLTYRIVAIVSSALNDNAAIKYDLEAWFPGSNTYRELVSCTNCKDYQARKTNTRYGKAGSGDAQILHTLNSTAIATERTICCLLENYQQEDGSIKVPEVLVPYMNGKTVINAVK from the coding sequence ATGTTAGATATACAATTGTTCAGGAAAAACCCAGAAGTAATTTTTGATTCAGAGAAAAAAAGATTTAAGGATACTGAAACAGCTGAAAAAGTTATTGAATATGATAATTTATGGAGAGAAGGTGAAAAAAGATTAAACTTTTTACGTTCTGAAAAAAATAGATTATCTAAATCATTTAAACAGGCTAAAGCTGATGGGACTATTGATGAAGTAATAGCTCAATCTAAAAGTGTTGCAAATGAAATTAAGGAATTAAGTCCGAAAATTGAAGAATATATGAAATTACGTGAAGATAATAGGTATAAAGTAGGTAATATTATTGATGAGGATGTACCTATATCTGATACTGAAGATGATAATGTTATTGTAAAAACCTATGGTGAAATTCCTGAATTTGATTTTGAACCATTAAATCATGTTGATTTAATTGAAAAAATTGATGGGGCAGATTTACAAACAGCAGCATCAGTATCTGGAGCTAGATTCTATTATTTAAAAAGAGATATCTTACATCTTAACTTAGCTTTAATTAGGTTTGCTTTAAGTGAATTAGAAGCTAAAGATTATATTCCACTTCAAACTCCTTTCTTTGTTAAAGGTGAAGTTGCTGCAGAAACCTCTGAATTAGGTGAATTTGAAGAAACTTTATACAAGGTGGAAAATGAAGATTTATATTTAATTGCTACTGCAGAACAAACATTAGCTGCAATTCACAGAAATGAAATCATTGCTCCTGAAGAATTACCAATTAAATACTGTGCTTTATCAACTTGTTTCAGAAAAGAGGCAGGATCTCATGGTAAAGATACATTAGGAATATTTAGGGTTCATCAATTTGAAAAGATTGAACAATTTGTTTATACCACTCCTGAACAATCAAAAGAAGCTCATAAACAGTTATTGGAAGTTACTGAAGAGTTGTATCAAAAATTAGGATTAACCTATAGAATAGTAGCTATTGTGTCATCTGCTCTTAATGATAATGCAGCTATTAAATATGACCTTGAAGCATGGTTCCCAGGTTCAAACACTTATAGAGAATTAGTTTCATGTACTAACTGTAAAGATTATCAGGCAAGAAAAACCAACACCCGTTATGGTAAAGCTGGTTCTGGAGATGCACAAATATTACATACTTTAAACAGTACTGCAATAGCTACTGAAAGAACTATCTGCTGTTTACTTGAGAACTATCAGCAAGAAGATGGTAGTATTAAAGTTCCAGAAGTATTAGTTCCATATATGAATGGTAAAACTGTGATTAATGCAGTTAAATAA